The genomic segment TTTGCCTTGCCGTTGATTAATTTTATTGCGCCCTCGGCACACGCAGTAACGCATTTGCCGCAGCCGTTGCATTTTTCTTCGTCGATTTTTACGATATTTCTAATAGCCATAATTTTCCCGCCGCATTTCGTGTAGGGGCGAACCTATGTGTTCGCCCATTTGGCAGACACGCAGGTCTGCCCCTACATTAGTCATAGTTAAGCTCGAATCATAATCAAAAGCATTTTAAATTTTTCTTTCGCCTGCACAGCGTGCGGGACATTGGCGGGCATAATCACAATCTGACCCGCCTTTGCCTTAACTTTTTTTCCGCCGATGGTCAGAACCGCAGAGCCGTCAACAATTTGCACGGTTGCGTCATACGGTGCCTGGTGTTCGCTCAAGCCCTGACCGGCATCGAAAGCGAAAAGTGTTACTGTGCCGACGGATTTGTCGATTATCGTTTTGCTGACAACTGAATCAGCCGAATATTCGATAAGACTGTTTAAATCAGCGGCCTTTGCCAAACAATTTTTGAGAACAGTATTTTTACTTTTCGCTTTTTTCATAAAATATCATCCTTTAACCCAACATTTCAGCCATA from the Planctomycetaceae bacterium genome contains:
- a CDS encoding cupin domain-containing protein encodes the protein MKKAKSKNTVLKNCLAKAADLNSLIEYSADSVVSKTIIDKSVGTVTLFAFDAGQGLSEHQAPYDATVQIVDGSAVLTIGGKKVKAKAGQIVIMPANVPHAVQAKEKFKMLLIMIRA